The window CTGAGGACGGTAATGTTTTCTATATTCATGCGATGGATATTGAAGAATCGAAGGAAACGGTACTCAGGTCAATCGGTAAATTTGAGCAAGCTATTTTGGAGGTGACACAATGATAAATACGATTTTGAACATGTCACTGCTCTTATTTATGATAGCAATTGCAATTTCTTTATTCCGTGTGATTAAAGGACCATCGCTTCCAGATCGTGCGATAGCCCTTGATACAATTGGTGTCAATTTGATTTCTGCGATTGCGATTATCTCCATTGTTTTGAAAACGAAAGCTTTTTTAGAAGCGATTTTAATTTTGGGGATTTTAGCATTTATCGGGACG is drawn from Solibacillus sp. R5-41 and contains these coding sequences:
- a CDS encoding Na(+)/H(+) antiporter subunit F1, whose product is MINTILNMSLLLFMIAIAISLFRVIKGPSLPDRAIALDTIGVNLISAIAIISIVLKTKAFLEAILILGILAFIGTIAFSKYIERGVIVERKSTD